The segment CGGTTGCGGCGGCACTTTCCTCGCCTTCGGCGACAGCGATCATCAGCTTGGCGGCCTCGGTTGCCAACGGGCCGCGCTCGGCGATCCTGCCGGCCCAGGCCTTGGCCTCGATGAATGCCTTGCCCGTGTCGACCACCCGGTCGACGATGCCCAGAGCGAGTGCTTCGGCCGCCACGAACGTCTCGCCGCCGATTGCCATGCGCCGCACCGTCTGCGCGCCGAAGCGGCGCACCGCGCGCTGCGTGCCGGACCAGCCGGGCACCACGCCGATCGAGGTTTCCGGAAAACCTAATTTGACCTGCGCCTCGGCGACACGGAAGTCGCAGGCGGCCGCCAGTTCCAGCCCGCCACCCAGCGCATGGCCGCACAGCACGGCGATGGTCGGCTGCCGCAACCGCGCCAGCCGGTCGAAGACGCGGTGGCCATAGCGCACCCATTGCACCTGAAAATCGGCGGCGCTCATTTGCGACCAGGCTTCGACGTCGCCGCCGGCGCAAAAGCCCTTGCCTTCGCCAAACAGCAGCACGACGCGGATGCCGTCGGCGGCCTCGGCCGTATCGAGCGCGGCTTCCAGCGCGCGCAGCATCGGGATGTCGAGCGCGTTGAATTTCTCCGGCCGGCGCAGCGTGACGATGCCGAGGTCGCCGTCGGTTTCAAAGGTGACGAAACGCTCAGCCATGTGCGCCTCCAAGCGAGGCGCCGCCATTGAGCGACAGTCCGATCGGCCGGTCACGGTAGAGCGCGTCCGGTGTCACTTTCAGGTCGTTGGCAACACCGAGCGGAATCTCGGCCTGCGCCAGCACATCGCGCTCGAGGTCGATGCCCGGTGCCAACTCCGTCACCATCAGCCCTGCGGGCGTCAGCTTCATCACACAGCGCTCGGTGACATAGGTGATGTCCTGTCCTTGCGCGACCGCGCGCTTGCCCGAGAAGGAGATGTGCTCGACCTCGCCGACCACTTTCTTGACCTTGCCCTCTCCGTCGATGCGGATGCCGCCATCGGCCAGCGACAGCTTGGCGCCGGCATTGAAGAAGCCGGAAAACACGATCTTCTTCGCTCGCGCGGTGATGTCGACAAAACCGCCGGCGCCGGCGGTGACATGCGGCCTGGCCGAAAGCTTCGAGACGTTGACCGAGCCATGGCGGTCGATCTGCAGGAAGGACAGCAGCGACGCGTCGAAGCCGCCGCCCTGAAAGTAGATGAACTGGTGTGGCGAAGGCATGAAGGCGTCGGCGTTCGACGAGCAGCCGAACTTGAAATCGAGCAGCGGCACGCCGCCGACCGCGCCCTGTTCTATCACCCAGGTGACCTTGCCGTGCTGGCCTTCCTCGATAAGGATGCGCGGCACATTGGCCGAGATGCCGAAGCCGATATTGACGGCCATGCCGTCGGCAAGCTCCATGGCGACGCGCCGCGCGATCACCTTCTGGACACTCATCTCGGCATTGCGGAAGGTCGACAGCGGCCGGAAGATCTCGCCCGAGATGGCCGGATCGTAAGGCGTCAGCGTCGTCTG is part of the Mesorhizobium sp. L-2-11 genome and harbors:
- a CDS encoding enoyl-CoA hydratase/isomerase family protein — translated: MAERFVTFETDGDLGIVTLRRPEKFNALDIPMLRALEAALDTAEAADGIRVVLLFGEGKGFCAGGDVEAWSQMSAADFQVQWVRYGHRVFDRLARLRQPTIAVLCGHALGGGLELAAACDFRVAEAQVKLGFPETSIGVVPGWSGTQRAVRRFGAQTVRRMAIGGETFVAAEALALGIVDRVVDTGKAFIEAKAWAGRIAERGPLATEAAKLMIAVAEGEESAAATEALASGFIALTGDLNAGVDAFKTKQKPAFSRS
- a CDS encoding acyl CoA:acetate/3-ketoacid CoA transferase, translating into MVVSVSSSSGLGCPDAVLAAIGERFEAEGRPKDITTLHPIAAGDMYGIRGIDHLAKPSLLKRTLCGSYPSGPSSSEPPQIWKMIGDNSVAAYNVPSGILFDMHREAAAKRPGVLTKVGLDTFADPRHQGCAMNAAASEPIVSVQQFDGEEWLYFRSIVPDISIIRATTADERGNLTYEHEGAYLGGLEQALAARNNGGIVIAQVKRVVENGTLKPHDVRVPGVLVDHIVVAPDQLQTTLTPYDPAISGEIFRPLSTFRNAEMSVQKVIARRVAMELADGMAVNIGFGISANVPRILIEEGQHGKVTWVIEQGAVGGVPLLDFKFGCSSNADAFMPSPHQFIYFQGGGFDASLLSFLQIDRHGSVNVSKLSARPHVTAGAGGFVDITARAKKIVFSGFFNAGAKLSLADGGIRIDGEGKVKKVVGEVEHISFSGKRAVAQGQDITYVTERCVMKLTPAGLMVTELAPGIDLERDVLAQAEIPLGVANDLKVTPDALYRDRPIGLSLNGGASLGGAHG